In Polynucleobacter sp. TUM22923, one genomic interval encodes:
- a CDS encoding glutathione S-transferase, protein MPLPILYSYRRCPFAMRARMALQYAGIAVEHREISLRDKPKSMLLVSPKGTVPVLCIDDIVLDQSLDIMQWALEKSDPDGWNTADQVLAQSWIEKNDGPFKKILDQYKYPNRYPNRCLNQDPNLSHAAVLRTAMELMLQPMELALESSQFLLGNKTSWVDIAIFPFIRQFSMVNPSEFSGLPLPRTKEWLSHFLQSELFGMVMNQYPVWVE, encoded by the coding sequence ATGCCGCTTCCTATTTTGTACTCTTATCGTAGATGCCCCTTTGCAATGCGGGCTCGTATGGCTTTGCAGTACGCAGGTATTGCCGTTGAGCATCGAGAGATCTCATTAAGAGATAAGCCCAAGTCTATGCTGCTGGTTTCCCCAAAAGGGACAGTTCCAGTTCTGTGTATTGACGACATCGTCTTGGATCAAAGTCTAGACATCATGCAGTGGGCACTCGAAAAATCAGATCCAGACGGCTGGAATACGGCTGATCAAGTGCTAGCGCAAAGCTGGATTGAAAAGAATGACGGGCCTTTTAAAAAGATTCTGGATCAGTACAAATATCCAAATCGATACCCCAATCGATGCCTTAATCAAGATCCCAACTTAAGTCACGCAGCAGTTTTAAGAACTGCAATGGAGCTAATGTTGCAGCCAATGGAACTGGCATTAGAGTCTAGCCAGTTTCTATTAGGAAATAAAACATCTTGGGTAGATATCGCTATATTCCCATTTATCCGGCAGTTCTCGATGGTGAACCCATCAGAGTTTTCAGGCTTGCCATTGCCAAGAACTAAAGAATGGCTTTCTCATTTTCTACAATCTGAACTTTTTGGCATGGTGATGAATCAATATCCTGTCTGGGTAGAGTAG
- a CDS encoding aspartate kinase, producing the protein MTLIVHKYGGTSMGSVERIQNVAKRIAKWMRAGHQVVVVPSAMSGETNRLLGLAKEINPDANPRELDQIASTGEQVSSGLLALALLREGIDAVSYAGWQVTVHTDSAFTKARIKSIDDQKILADLNAGRAVVVTGFQGVDPNGNITTLGRGGSDTSAVAMAAALKADECLIYTDVDGVYTTDPRVCEDARRLDKITFEEMLEMASLGSKVLQIRSVEFAGKYKVKTRVLSSLTDPLMPLDVEMKSGTLITFEEDSTMEAAVISGIAFARDEAKITVLGVPDRPGIAYQILGPIADANIDVDIIIQNQSFEGKTDFTFTVPRADYQKALDLLKKNVQAHIEAKEITGDPKVSKVSVVGVGMRSHVGVASKMFRTLSEEGINILMISTSEIKISVVIDEKYMELAVRALHKAFELDQK; encoded by the coding sequence ATGACTTTAATCGTTCATAAATATGGCGGCACCTCAATGGGCTCAGTAGAGCGCATTCAAAATGTGGCCAAACGCATTGCTAAGTGGATGCGTGCTGGCCACCAGGTCGTTGTCGTTCCGTCAGCGATGTCTGGTGAGACCAATCGCTTGCTCGGCTTAGCTAAAGAAATTAACCCTGACGCCAATCCGCGAGAGCTTGATCAAATTGCCTCAACAGGTGAGCAAGTGAGCTCCGGATTGTTGGCCTTGGCTCTACTCCGCGAAGGAATCGATGCTGTGAGTTACGCTGGGTGGCAGGTTACGGTGCATACCGATTCTGCATTTACCAAGGCCCGCATTAAGAGTATTGATGATCAGAAAATTCTGGCTGATCTGAATGCTGGCCGTGCCGTGGTGGTGACTGGCTTCCAAGGGGTCGACCCCAACGGAAATATTACAACCTTAGGCCGTGGTGGCTCAGACACTTCAGCAGTGGCTATGGCTGCTGCCCTCAAAGCGGATGAGTGCTTAATTTATACCGACGTAGATGGCGTTTACACCACGGATCCCCGTGTTTGTGAGGATGCCCGCCGCTTGGACAAGATTACCTTTGAAGAAATGCTAGAAATGGCTAGCTTAGGCTCCAAGGTATTGCAGATTCGCTCGGTTGAGTTTGCCGGGAAGTACAAAGTTAAAACCCGTGTTCTGTCATCCTTGACAGATCCACTGATGCCCCTCGACGTTGAAATGAAGTCGGGCACCTTGATTACATTTGAAGAGGACAGCACCATGGAAGCCGCCGTTATTTCCGGTATCGCCTTTGCGCGCGACGAAGCTAAAATTACCGTATTGGGTGTTCCTGATCGCCCTGGAATCGCCTATCAAATTCTGGGTCCGATTGCTGACGCCAATATTGACGTTGACATCATTATTCAGAATCAATCTTTTGAGGGCAAGACAGACTTCACCTTTACAGTGCCACGGGCTGACTATCAGAAAGCCCTAGATTTGCTTAAGAAGAATGTGCAGGCCCACATAGAGGCTAAAGAGATTACTGGCGATCCGAAGGTTTCTAAAGTTTCTGTTGTTGGTGTTGGCATGCGCTCTCACGTGGGTGTTGCTAGCAAAATGTTTCGCACCTTATCGGAGGAGGGCATCAATATCTTGATGATCTCCACTAGTGAAATTAAGATTTCAGTCGTGATTGATGAGAAATATATGGAATTGGCTGTACGTGCCCTGCATAAGGCCTTTGAGCTAGACCAGAAGTAA
- a CDS encoding DUF883 family protein, producing MTTKKAALESHKDVDQSSEHLVDDFKALMADAEALIKATAQHEEGPLSAIRARALETLSSAKQNLATLEDGLMDKAKVAAEGADDFVRHKPWQAVGIAAGVGVLIGLLMSRR from the coding sequence ATGACTACCAAAAAAGCAGCACTTGAGTCGCACAAAGATGTTGATCAAAGTTCTGAGCATTTAGTGGATGACTTTAAGGCCTTGATGGCTGACGCGGAAGCGTTGATTAAAGCAACTGCGCAACACGAAGAGGGGCCATTAAGCGCTATTCGGGCTCGAGCGCTTGAGACTCTATCAAGCGCTAAACAGAATTTAGCAACACTTGAAGATGGTTTAATGGATAAAGCGAAGGTAGCCGCTGAAGGTGCTGATGATTTTGTTCGTCACAAGCCATGGCAGGCTGTTGGTATTGCTGCTGGTGTTGGTGTTTTGATTGGCTTACTCATGAGTCGTCGATAG
- a CDS encoding Smr/MutS family protein — protein sequence MPNSFECSECGNPRMMLDNCQHCGSSTLPAVLMDTMVLNLKFDSPSADEALERLTISLRRASEVGVKVIILIHGYGASGEGGFIKHAVHAALENNYFSDRVSEYHYGEKTAFGSEAYHALLKRRPSLKGYLKHFKQGNAGMTVLILGIHAINA from the coding sequence ATGCCCAATTCATTTGAATGCTCGGAGTGCGGTAATCCCAGGATGATGTTGGATAACTGCCAGCACTGTGGCAGCAGTACACTCCCGGCAGTGTTGATGGACACCATGGTGCTCAACCTCAAGTTCGATAGTCCTAGTGCCGATGAGGCATTGGAGCGCTTGACTATTAGCTTAAGAAGAGCATCGGAAGTGGGTGTCAAAGTGATTATTTTGATACATGGATATGGCGCTAGTGGCGAGGGCGGATTTATCAAGCATGCCGTTCATGCTGCACTGGAGAACAACTATTTCTCTGATCGTGTGAGTGAATACCATTATGGTGAAAAGACGGCATTTGGCAGTGAGGCCTATCACGCACTACTGAAGAGGAGACCTTCTCTAAAGGGGTATCTGAAACACTTTAAGCAGGGTAATGCTGGAATGACCGTACTCATATTAGGTATACATGCGATCAATGCTTAG
- the tilS gene encoding tRNA lysidine(34) synthetase TilS gives MVSSRKSKLSPEAGKRIAVALSGGLDSVVLLDTVCRASKNAGTQNTAISPEIWVFHIHHGLQKQADQWLVFCEKLAKKYQVQFDFRLLHFQKASEGNIEARARAGRYEALSDLCLEHGIEDLLLAHHQNDQAETVLLQLLRGAGVAGLSAMPEERPLNERNKAKVVTLKRPLLNQTRADLEAYAKKYRLQWIEDPSNQSIRFRRNAIRQEIIPRLTKIQPEAIANLARSADLLAQSQQLLDRLAVQDGKSVLQKENLKLAPLLALAKKDLPAASNLMRYWLKNNALSMPSQERLDSWWRDLAKVGPDASLEWQHDQTSIYLWRGLLQVVRSESGRWVFKTIPIKSKKQGFAFAWVDEARQKGLIQEVERKGAEKIQIKANTPRKTLKNLFQESSVPPWERNTPLLFIHDQLVAVAGVGVSYPHLTASGMRVLPEWSVHKNL, from the coding sequence ATGGTAAGTTCAAGGAAATCGAAGCTAAGTCCTGAGGCGGGCAAACGAATTGCAGTTGCCTTAAGTGGTGGCCTAGATTCGGTTGTACTGCTCGACACTGTTTGTAGGGCTAGCAAAAATGCGGGTACTCAAAACACCGCTATTTCACCTGAAATCTGGGTATTTCACATCCACCATGGTCTGCAAAAGCAGGCCGACCAATGGCTAGTCTTTTGTGAAAAATTAGCTAAAAAATATCAAGTGCAATTTGATTTTCGCCTGCTGCATTTTCAAAAAGCCAGCGAGGGTAATATTGAGGCGAGAGCTAGGGCAGGGCGTTATGAGGCATTGTCTGACCTATGCCTTGAGCATGGTATCGAGGATCTGCTCTTAGCGCATCATCAAAACGATCAAGCGGAAACAGTGCTGCTGCAGTTATTACGTGGCGCTGGTGTTGCAGGTCTATCGGCCATGCCTGAGGAGCGCCCACTGAATGAGCGCAACAAGGCGAAGGTAGTTACTCTAAAGCGCCCATTACTGAATCAAACCAGAGCCGATCTTGAAGCGTATGCAAAAAAATACCGGCTTCAATGGATTGAGGACCCTAGCAATCAGAGCATCCGTTTTCGGCGCAATGCAATTCGTCAGGAAATCATTCCCCGACTTACCAAAATACAGCCTGAAGCGATTGCTAATTTAGCGCGTAGTGCAGACCTCCTTGCTCAATCCCAGCAATTATTAGATCGATTGGCTGTTCAGGACGGCAAGTCAGTCTTGCAAAAAGAGAATTTAAAGCTAGCGCCACTTCTAGCGCTAGCAAAAAAAGACTTACCAGCAGCCAGTAATCTGATGCGTTATTGGCTAAAAAATAACGCCTTATCAATGCCCTCACAAGAGCGTTTGGATTCTTGGTGGCGTGATTTAGCAAAGGTCGGGCCAGATGCCTCTTTGGAGTGGCAGCACGATCAAACCAGCATTTACCTTTGGCGTGGTCTTTTGCAGGTGGTGAGATCGGAGTCTGGCAGATGGGTTTTTAAAACAATTCCAATCAAAAGTAAAAAACAGGGATTCGCATTTGCTTGGGTAGACGAGGCTAGGCAAAAAGGCCTTATCCAGGAAGTCGAGCGCAAGGGTGCCGAGAAGATTCAAATAAAGGCCAATACCCCACGTAAAACGCTTAAAAACCTCTTCCAAGAATCCAGCGTGCCTCCGTGGGAGAGGAATACCCCTTTACTCTTTATTCATGACCAACTTGTTGCCGTTGCTGGCGTGGGCGTAAGTTATCCACATCTAACGGCTAGCGGAATGCGGGTACTTCCAGAGTGGTCTGTGCACAAAAACCTGTAA
- a CDS encoding 5'-methylthioadenosine nucleosidase translates to MKSNLLIITALEAELSRAVLPSGVDIIYSGVGKVNAALMSYHAIQEFQPKRVINFGTAGKVNLDLHGLLEIGQVIQRDMQTEPLAPRGQTPFCSRPHTYQSLGGMHLCGTGDSFVTAHDSWLQEQGVDVVDMELFAIAASAYHFQIPWQSFKYITDDANTHSGNDWQEKVNDGQEAFLLKLKELL, encoded by the coding sequence ATGAAATCGAACCTGCTCATTATCACCGCTTTAGAAGCCGAACTCAGCCGTGCAGTATTGCCGTCAGGGGTAGACATTATCTATTCTGGTGTTGGTAAGGTGAATGCTGCCCTGATGAGCTATCACGCCATCCAAGAATTTCAGCCAAAAAGAGTCATTAATTTTGGTACGGCAGGAAAGGTGAATCTTGATCTTCATGGTTTATTAGAGATCGGTCAGGTCATTCAGCGGGATATGCAAACCGAACCTTTAGCACCGAGAGGTCAAACACCATTCTGCTCAAGACCCCACACCTACCAATCTCTAGGAGGTATGCATCTTTGTGGCACGGGCGATAGTTTTGTCACCGCTCATGATTCTTGGCTGCAAGAGCAGGGGGTTGATGTTGTTGATATGGAGCTCTTTGCCATTGCAGCGAGTGCCTATCATTTTCAGATTCCATGGCAATCGTTTAAATACATAACCGATGATGCCAATACCCATTCTGGCAATGATTGGCAGGAGAAGGTCAATGATGGTCAAGAGGCTTTTCTTCTAAAGCTAAAAGAATTACTCTAA
- a CDS encoding IS30 family transposase, protein MTYQHLSQEERYQIYILMKDGKTQSQIAQLMNRHKSTIGRELSRNTGGRGYRPRQACLLAEERSLGSRNATQITPADWDQTVEYLQDQWSPEQIADVVGISHETIYRHVYADKAAGGTLYQQLRCQKKRKKRYASGRDRRGQIVGRRPISERPEHIEARSQVGHWEGDTVIGAAHKQAIVTLVERKSGYAVLAKVPNKTSTLVGNAIIEGLAPYQAKVKTLTYDNGKEFAEHARIDTALQSTTYFADPFASWQRGSNENFNGLLRQYIPKKRPLSTVTDEELRMIESKLNNRPRKRLGFKTPNEVFMQSLNRVALRV, encoded by the coding sequence ATGACCTATCAACACCTTAGCCAAGAAGAACGATATCAGATTTATATCCTCATGAAAGACGGAAAAACCCAAAGCCAGATCGCCCAGCTCATGAATCGACATAAGTCGACCATTGGCCGAGAGCTATCTCGCAATACCGGAGGCAGAGGATATCGACCGAGACAAGCCTGTTTATTAGCAGAGGAACGCTCCCTAGGCTCTCGTAATGCTACCCAAATCACCCCAGCTGATTGGGATCAAACGGTAGAGTACCTACAAGACCAATGGAGCCCTGAGCAAATCGCAGATGTTGTAGGGATTAGCCATGAGACCATCTATCGCCATGTTTATGCTGATAAAGCCGCTGGTGGCACTCTTTACCAGCAGTTACGCTGTCAAAAGAAACGTAAAAAGCGCTATGCCAGTGGCCGGGATCGACGAGGCCAGATCGTAGGCAGAAGGCCGATTAGTGAGCGCCCAGAGCATATTGAAGCCAGATCTCAAGTCGGTCACTGGGAAGGCGATACCGTGATTGGGGCAGCGCACAAACAAGCTATTGTGACCTTAGTGGAGCGCAAGAGTGGTTATGCTGTTCTAGCCAAAGTACCCAATAAAACTTCGACCCTGGTAGGTAACGCCATTATTGAAGGACTGGCCCCCTATCAAGCTAAGGTCAAAACACTAACTTATGACAACGGAAAGGAATTTGCCGAGCACGCCCGGATTGATACAGCACTGCAATCCACCACCTACTTTGCTGATCCTTTTGCCAGTTGGCAACGCGGTTCTAATGAAAACTTCAATGGCTTACTAAGGCAATACATCCCCAAAAAGAGGCCTTTATCCACCGTAACTGATGAGGAGCTTAGAATGATTGAAAGCAAGCTTAATAACCGACCTCGTAAGAGGTTGGGATTTAAAACCCCCAATGAAGTGTTTATGCAGTCCTTAAACCGTGTTGCACTTCGTGTTTGA
- a CDS encoding phage holin family protein, with amino-acid sequence MSQENILSAVKNLVSTAASITQTRLELLSIDVQIARSLFMRLLVFIILALFFLFFGLVMLALLIVIYSWETNRMMALGLLSGGFLSVGLILALVVLRALKTMPKLFESTITELAKDRQALSK; translated from the coding sequence ATGTCACAAGAAAATATTCTTTCTGCAGTCAAGAATCTGGTCTCCACTGCGGCCTCTATCACTCAGACCCGTTTAGAGCTTCTCTCAATCGATGTTCAGATTGCCCGCTCTCTATTTATGCGGCTACTGGTTTTTATTATCCTAGCCTTATTCTTTCTGTTTTTTGGCCTAGTCATGCTTGCCTTACTCATTGTGATTTATAGCTGGGAAACGAATCGTATGATGGCTCTGGGCCTTCTCAGTGGTGGATTTTTATCAGTGGGCTTGATTTTGGCCTTAGTGGTGTTACGCGCTTTAAAGACCATGCCTAAATTATTTGAGTCGACCATTACCGAGCTTGCTAAAGATCGCCAGGCACTATCAAAATGA
- a CDS encoding amidase produces the protein MIKTTLGLVEAAQGIDSGLIAAEDYLSECVTRADALEPTLRAFTVRATLEQMISETKSGPLMGIPLTGIPLKGIPVAVKDIMATEDFITSYGSPIYRDYIPKEDASVIKKIRALGGVVFGKTVTTEFAWRNPGPTTNPWNSLHTPGGSSSGSAAAVAAGIVPLALGSQTVGSIIRPAAFCGVVGFKPSFGAVSLDGVHPVAHSLDHLGFFTRSVQDAAYAFHLLKDDDDHQGQSIAQPYISPNRTMQSQHLDDQAPRIAILETPFDDQLSKEQYDLLGTTSTLLRAAGATLEKLTLPQTYWDGIDALHIMMAYEAAMVHEEHLRNYPDLVGADIRELVTKGKGYTDSEYAATQNLQQALRLSIEEIFNQYDVILSAPATGEAPKGLSNTGNPIFCALWSFIGTPAITLPISRSLNGLPLGIQLIGNYRGDEKLLQVAAFAEAALKNDMQQNSYSTQTGY, from the coding sequence ATGATAAAAACTACACTTGGTTTAGTAGAGGCCGCTCAAGGCATTGATAGTGGGCTGATTGCCGCCGAAGATTACCTGTCAGAATGCGTCACCCGAGCAGATGCTTTAGAACCTACTCTAAGGGCATTTACTGTAAGGGCCACACTAGAGCAGATGATTTCTGAAACAAAATCGGGTCCTTTAATGGGGATTCCCTTAACGGGCATTCCCTTAAAGGGCATTCCCGTAGCAGTCAAAGATATTATGGCTACGGAAGATTTTATAACCAGCTATGGCTCCCCCATCTATCGAGATTACATCCCGAAGGAGGATGCCTCTGTTATCAAAAAAATCCGTGCACTAGGGGGTGTTGTCTTTGGCAAGACAGTAACTACCGAATTTGCCTGGCGAAATCCGGGTCCAACTACGAACCCCTGGAATAGTTTACATACCCCAGGAGGCTCTTCAAGCGGCTCTGCTGCCGCAGTTGCTGCTGGCATTGTCCCTTTAGCTCTGGGATCTCAGACTGTAGGATCCATCATTAGACCCGCAGCGTTTTGTGGGGTCGTAGGTTTCAAACCCAGTTTTGGAGCTGTATCACTTGACGGCGTGCACCCCGTAGCGCATTCGCTAGATCACCTTGGATTTTTCACTAGATCCGTTCAAGATGCCGCCTACGCATTTCATCTATTAAAGGATGATGATGACCACCAAGGCCAATCCATTGCGCAGCCTTACATTTCGCCCAATCGAACAATGCAATCCCAGCACCTTGATGATCAAGCGCCCCGCATTGCTATATTGGAAACACCTTTTGATGATCAACTCAGTAAAGAACAATACGATCTTCTCGGGACAACATCGACATTACTAAGGGCGGCTGGAGCTACCCTAGAAAAATTAACGCTGCCCCAAACGTATTGGGATGGCATCGATGCCCTTCATATCATGATGGCTTATGAGGCGGCTATGGTTCATGAAGAGCATCTGCGAAACTACCCTGATCTGGTGGGGGCAGATATTAGAGAGTTAGTCACTAAAGGCAAAGGCTATACCGATAGTGAATATGCGGCCACTCAAAATCTTCAGCAAGCATTACGCCTTTCTATTGAAGAGATTTTTAATCAATACGATGTCATTCTTTCCGCACCCGCTACCGGAGAGGCGCCAAAGGGATTGAGTAATACGGGTAATCCAATTTTTTGTGCTTTATGGTCATTTATAGGCACCCCAGCAATTACGCTTCCCATATCCAGATCTTTAAACGGTCTCCCCCTAGGCATTCAACTGATTGGCAATTATCGAGGCGACGAAAAACTACTTCAAGTAGCTGCTTTTGCTGAGGCTGCTTTGAAAAATGACATGCAGCAGAATAGCTACTCTACCCAGACAGGATATTGA
- a CDS encoding AMP-binding protein, producing the protein MVTNPLFPWLDHYPDGIPHQIDLAMESLGCQSLVDLFEESFSKYPQRTALEFMGVSISYGQLDKLSQHFATYLQTLGLESGARVAIMLPNVPQYLIAMLGTLRAAYVVVNVNPLYTSRELEHQLRDSGSEALIILENFATTYDAIAVHRLVKQVIVTSVGDAIGSKGKVVDFVARYVKKMIPPWKFPHIRFNAAIKIGQHHEFHRPQVGMDDVAFLQYTGGTTGVSKGAVLLHRNVLANIVQIELWLNPALERRGDEQLAFLCALPMTHIFALTACAFLGIRKGGLLLLIANPRDIDGFIQFLINHPGIHIFPGVNTLFHALIHRPDFLKVKLPHLLVTIGGGMAVQKKTADLWHQLTGVPIAQGYGLSETSPVVCVNTPIITQFTGSIGMPLPATDVRILDDEGAELPFGEAGEIAIKGPQVMAGYWNQAQETQQCMTADGYFKSGDIGIMTPEGHVHIVDRKKDMIVVAGFKVFPNEIEEMISQLAGVRECAVIGMPHRKLGEIVAVYIVKDHPELSQAQVIEYCKLHMTSYKRPRKVMFIDEMPKSNVGKILRRHLRNR; encoded by the coding sequence ATGGTGACTAATCCTTTATTTCCTTGGCTTGACCATTATCCAGATGGCATTCCCCATCAGATTGATCTCGCTATGGAATCGCTGGGCTGCCAATCTTTAGTTGATCTATTTGAAGAATCTTTTTCTAAATATCCACAGCGTACTGCACTGGAATTTATGGGTGTATCTATTTCCTATGGGCAATTAGATAAATTATCCCAACACTTTGCGACTTATCTGCAGACTCTAGGATTAGAGTCCGGCGCACGTGTTGCCATCATGCTTCCTAATGTGCCGCAATATCTTATTGCCATGTTAGGTACGCTGCGTGCGGCTTATGTTGTTGTTAACGTTAATCCTCTTTATACCTCTCGTGAGTTAGAGCATCAATTACGCGATAGTGGTTCTGAGGCACTCATTATTTTGGAAAACTTTGCCACTACTTATGACGCAATTGCTGTTCATCGTTTAGTCAAACAAGTCATCGTTACCAGCGTAGGTGATGCTATTGGATCTAAGGGTAAGGTAGTCGATTTTGTAGCGCGTTATGTGAAGAAAATGATTCCACCTTGGAAATTTCCTCACATACGGTTTAATGCAGCAATCAAGATAGGTCAGCACCACGAGTTTCATCGGCCACAAGTGGGTATGGATGATGTGGCCTTTTTGCAATATACGGGTGGCACTACGGGGGTATCCAAAGGTGCTGTGCTGTTGCATCGCAACGTTCTGGCAAATATCGTTCAGATTGAGCTGTGGCTAAACCCTGCGCTTGAGCGTAGAGGAGATGAGCAGTTAGCCTTTTTGTGCGCATTGCCGATGACCCATATTTTTGCTCTAACAGCGTGTGCTTTTTTAGGTATTCGTAAGGGCGGGCTCTTACTGCTCATAGCTAATCCACGAGACATAGATGGGTTTATTCAATTTCTGATCAATCATCCTGGCATTCACATCTTTCCAGGCGTCAATACGCTTTTTCATGCGCTGATTCATCGGCCTGATTTTCTTAAAGTAAAGCTACCGCATTTATTAGTCACTATTGGTGGCGGTATGGCCGTACAAAAAAAGACTGCCGATCTCTGGCATCAGCTGACGGGAGTGCCGATTGCTCAGGGTTATGGCTTATCTGAAACTTCACCTGTAGTGTGCGTCAACACCCCCATCATTACTCAATTTACCGGTTCGATTGGTATGCCGCTTCCCGCTACGGATGTCCGCATCTTGGATGATGAGGGTGCTGAGCTACCGTTTGGTGAGGCTGGAGAAATCGCCATTAAAGGCCCTCAGGTCATGGCCGGTTACTGGAATCAGGCCCAAGAAACACAGCAATGCATGACGGCTGATGGCTATTTTAAATCGGGTGATATTGGCATCATGACGCCCGAAGGGCATGTTCATATTGTCGATCGCAAAAAAGACATGATTGTTGTGGCAGGCTTTAAAGTGTTTCCAAACGAGATTGAAGAAATGATTTCTCAATTGGCTGGGGTAAGGGAGTGCGCAGTCATCGGTATGCCACATCGAAAGCTTGGAGAGATAGTCGCTGTCTACATCGTTAAAGATCATCCAGAGCTGTCGCAAGCGCAAGTAATTGAATACTGCAAGCTACACATGACCAGCTATAAACGACCTAGAAAAGTGATGTTTATAGATGAGATGCCTAAATCTAACGTTGGCAAGATATTGCGACGACATCTACGCAATAGATAA
- a CDS encoding adenine phosphoribosyltransferase yields MNLLDYLPGVPDFPKPGILFRDISPLLANPLAFQTAIAQLNTLAQQLDYTHILGIESRGFIFGSALAHHAHRGLALARKPNKLPLVSHRECYGLEYGSDSLELQQSSLPANARVLIVDDVLATGGTIVAASLLLKKAGFTLAGAVTLLEIAGLGGAATLSAKGIVNHSLLIA; encoded by the coding sequence ATGAATTTATTAGATTATCTACCCGGAGTCCCCGACTTCCCCAAGCCCGGTATTTTATTTAGGGATATTTCACCGCTATTGGCCAATCCACTGGCATTTCAGACCGCAATTGCTCAGCTCAATACCCTTGCACAGCAATTGGACTACACCCATATTCTAGGCATCGAATCACGCGGCTTTATCTTTGGGTCAGCCTTAGCGCATCATGCCCATAGAGGCCTTGCTTTAGCCAGAAAGCCCAATAAACTCCCTCTTGTAAGTCACCGGGAGTGTTATGGCTTGGAATACGGCTCTGACAGCCTTGAGTTGCAGCAATCAAGCCTACCCGCTAATGCCCGCGTTCTCATCGTGGATGACGTACTGGCTACTGGAGGCACTATTGTTGCGGCCAGCCTACTACTTAAAAAAGCAGGATTTACATTAGCTGGAGCTGTAACACTGTTAGAGATTGCCGGTTTAGGTGGCGCCGCTACTTTAAGTGCAAAAGGGATCGTGAATCACTCGCTATTAATTGCCTAG
- a CDS encoding YqjK-like family protein: MKHPSLAELTARQQVLQVRAAQERSDFSLHFEPLEKPLSWADKGVDAFHFISSNPFLWSSAFAVLAHYRPKLATKALAVGWGAVKLFKTAKNII; this comes from the coding sequence ATGAAGCATCCATCCTTAGCTGAGCTTACAGCCCGTCAGCAGGTGCTGCAGGTAAGGGCTGCCCAAGAGCGCTCTGATTTTTCACTGCACTTTGAACCGCTCGAGAAGCCACTTTCGTGGGCTGATAAAGGGGTTGATGCCTTTCATTTCATTTCAAGCAATCCCTTTTTATGGAGTAGTGCATTTGCAGTGCTCGCCCATTACCGACCCAAATTAGCCACTAAGGCACTAGCAGTCGGTTGGGGTGCTGTGAAATTATTTAAAACTGCCAAAAATATCATCTAG